The Chiroxiphia lanceolata isolate bChiLan1 chromosome 3, bChiLan1.pri, whole genome shotgun sequence DNA segment CTCTTGAAATTTGTTGTCAGATTGTCAGTCTTGATTGCTCACTGTGGAGCCTTCTTGATGCTTAACCTATCCTGTCATCTGCAAAAGATACTCCCTAATTTGTGTTGAACTTCACAGGCCGTAAATCATATTAGTTTTTTACcatgaaaacagtgttttgttgtttcttccaTGTGTGCTGGGGCAACTCTTCAGCTAGTATAAACTGTTACAGCTCTAGTAAAGCTGGAAGATCTTTCTTACTAAGTCTCCATATTTTAAACAGGGATCTGTTTTACGTAGCAAGTTTAACTAGCATCACATATCCTGACCTGGATGTTTGCTTTTACAAACAAGTAACAGAAAATGAGAGCcagcttccttttttaaaaccatagtaatttttttaaataaaatggtatCTGTTTTGCTATGCACAgcttatttaattttccagcaAATTTTTCCTTAGAAGCtcatttgaaataataatttaaaaaaatttaaggtACTTCAAATGATCCAGCTTTAATCATCGGTGTAATCCTGAACCTCTTAGGTGAGATAAAATTCAGAGCACAGCAGACCTTGTTCGTTATGCTGGTTCCCAGGAAACTGGCTGGTTTGGCTGCTGAATTTAGCTGGCTGGTGCGTGCATATGACCACTTCTTGGCATACATTCAGATCTGGTAGAATTTTTGTAGTTGTTACCCAAAGGGGAATAAACAAGTGTTTTAAACCCACAAGGactttagttttattttggaatCAGAATAACAATTCCTTTATGGGCAGAAATTACATACATGATATGAAAACTGAgtgcctttttctttaaatacatgGGCATCAAGACACAAATCTTACATTAACAGGATTTTTATCTTTCTCAAACTTTCTGCTATGCACAGCAATATAAGTCATTGTACAGTAAGAATGaatatcacatttttaaatggctgATCCTTATGTTGATAAGACTATTTCAAATCATCAGTCAaccaaactaatttttttttgtggtactCATCAAGACAATACAGTTTCCAAGTCTTACATCAAGGGAAATGATAATCGTCCATTCTTTGTGATATCTGGCATGATGTTTCATGTAGAACTATAGAAGGAAAATATCCTAGACAGCTTTCTATTCCAGTGATATCATTAATGATCAAATGCTTTTAAGTGACACACAGTACCTTGAATGATTACGGCCAATATACAGTTCCAAATAAATCAGTCCTAAGGTTTGAACCTAGTATATAACATATGATAAACCATACAATGGCAGTTCAAAACTCACTGATATTGGTTTTCATTTTAGATGAACCAAAATGCTAGATCACAATTGTATAAGCTGTCTTTGTTTATCCCCAGTTTTATACTATTTGTATTTCCTCTAATTTGTTCCAACTGGGAATGTTTCCGATAGAGAGAGGTACTGCCCATGAAGTCTTTTATTGTATAGGTCAAACTGGCAATGATTAAAGATGAACCAGCTTGTCTTCCCTTGGCTTTCAAATGACAGACTTCAAAATAGTGCTGCACCCCATGTCTGTGTAAAATACAGTCTCAAGTAAAATTTTAGTAAAATAGTTTCAGCTGTTTACGCTTATTTTTGACTACacatataattaattttttgtaaaGTTTCACTAAAAAACCTGGTCCATTGAAAATAAGACGACATATTACTAGAGGTCAGGAACTTTATTTAGCCTACAATTCTGTTTTAAGGCTACCATTGAGATTACTTTATTTCAACTTGCTTTGTAAGGAAACTAAAGTCTGATAACCTAATAAGTTCACTGATAACCACACAACaataaaagcagagaggaaaaaaaagaacccaacaaAAAGCTCCACCCCAGTATCTGTCCCTAGTGGGCTTATATAGAgaagtttcaaaatattttattataactcaaattaaaaaatacattaggTCATTCTGTTCACATTTTACCATATAAAAATTGAAcataaactgttaaaaaaacacAGTATGACTTAAGATAATCTCCACAGACCTGTTCCTTTACACGACTATTTTAATTGGATTACCTTTTTACACTGGGAAAGGATTCTTTAGCTGAAAGCACTTTATAAAGGATTGAACATTTTGTTTGTATACTGTGTATAGTCCAGATAATTGAAAACTTCCTGTCCTTAATAGCTTATACAAAATGATTCATGGTGCAAATTGGTATTCACAAGTTATTATGTgcattaatttatattttttcctttgtacagGCATCTAAAGATTAGATTTATAGGTAGtgctgaaatgcatttttttttggcttgaaGTCAAGATTGCAATATACTTCATTTCACATTCTGTATGGATTTCAAACTATTGCCATCATGATGATGGTTTGGGCGTTTTGTGGAGGAGGGTTTTTTGAGCGACCTTAAAACACTCATTTCATGACAGAGTATTGGTTTGGCTAAGTACAATACATGGACAGAAGACAAAGCAGGTTTTAAGGAGTTTtatgaaaaacagtatttttcccGAGCATTAAAAACAGCACATGAAAATCTGTAGGGCTAAGTTCTTACATGGGATTTTTAAcctattttaatggaaaaaaaaattggagcagaatagaaaaaaaattagtaattttctCCTTGAAAATGGTTTTGATACTGtcaaaataacttttcattAGAAgatgaaaatgtcattttcttcaACAGCTGTGTTTGGATTAAAGTCTGAAATTTCAATTTTGTCAAGGAGGAAATTTTTTcgagcagaaaaaaaaatttcaactgactgtaatatataatatatgcaGGATATATATAGGTACACATGCAGGAATACAGAGCCAGCATCTCTGCTGGTGTAGAACATCTAAGTGTCTCTGAAGTCACAACTTGCCTAACTAACATCAGCTGTGAATCTCAcctaagaaagaaatttttgctGATCTCATATTCACCTCTCTGTGGAATGCTGTTTTCTGAGCAACATGATTCTGACATAAAAGGCATAAATAGAGTAGTATAGGGAACTACAGATCTAATCTTCTGAACACCAGAACACATGAGTGTCAAGGAACAGAAGTATGGCTGTAATGGTTCTTAATAACGCAGTCTTGAAGGGAAAGTCAAACTTGTCTCTAGGAAGGCTACTGAAGTTCTCTTCAGGTCTTCAGAAAAATTGTGTTTGCAATATAATTCTTTAAGACTACGTAAGACTAAGACCACTTAAAATGATAATGAATTTTTCAGGTCTCAGGGTAGAGCCTTCATTGTACTGGTTATTGACCAATGTGGCAGGTCTGTTTGCATGAGCAATTCCAGAGATGTGTTTTCTAGGTGGTACTCATTTTACTTCTAAAGCTTCTAACAATTACATATATAAAAGATGCCTCTACAGCACATAATGGTAAATGCGGTATTTTCAGGCAAGCGCACTGAATTCACCTATGCTGATGACTCTGAACTTCCATGTTAGTATGAAAGCTCCCTGTTGATGTTTATTGGTACCCAAATTTGTAAAGCTGTACCTTAATGTGTGTTAGTATCTAACTGCACATTTCTATGTAGTAGCCTTTCAGAATTATACTGAATGATGCTATTAAGCAGTACTACACAAGAAATGTAGTAAATAATACGTTAGAACCATACTtgattcattttcattttctagttACGTTGGAGAATACACCATTTTGCCAAGTGCAACTCACATGtctgtattttactttctttggtATGCTCTGGGCTTTTTAcagctgtttttaaaacttccaTTAATGTGTATCCTTCAGTAAGGATTACAGAATTTAAAGATGATGAGTGTCATCTGACAGGGAGCAGCTACTCTTGTTTTCCAGTGCTTGCTCAAGTGATGGAATCTTATAATTTGTCTTAGAGAACTCTCATTATGATATCTATGTTTAATTAAATAgggtgaggggaagagggaggaaaatctACGCTTATGAGTATGTAATTTCATGTGGATGGAGTTGAACTCAATGCATGTAAAATTTGGAGAGCTCCCCCACTAAGCTACCAGCAAATATATGTATCAATCCCTGATTTCTTATGCTGATCTTTGTAAAGTACAGCACTTGCTTCTACTTACAATTTGGTTccagagaagaaattaattgtgACTAAGGAAGTCCTTACTACAGCATTTGGAGGTgcatttcttgcatttctttgtgAATTATCAAACTCAGAGCAATGGGTTTACAGAAGATTTGTGTGCTTCATCAAAGATCAAAATCAGGCCTTGAGGATTTTCGTCCTACAGACCTATATTCTTCATCTTTCCTGAGTTACAGAACCAGCTCTACTTTGTTGCAAAGCTCAAAAGTAGCAGTGATTCTCCAATATATTGTTTGGTTATCTGAGTAAAAGGGAGATGCTTCAGGCAAGAACTTATCAATGCCTCTATGGAgcatttaaatattgaaatCCTTGAAAAACTTCTGCTACACATCACTTAGAATTGTTTAGGATATAATTATAGGAATGACAGATGTCAGCGTTAAGCCcattttttgttctgcttttgtgtGGGAAGGCAAACTGGTCTGGTTGAGGACTTCTGAATCCTCTTTGTTAATTTTGTTCTCTCAAATTTGAAACATCACTCCCTCTCCTTGCAAGGTGCCCAAGGCAAATGGCCATCCTTCCTGTCTGAATGGTGACGGGCTTTCTCCAGGCTGGCGAGAATGTTGTTCCACAGGACCATCCAGTCAAGGAGGACACACGAAGGGACCTTCCACCATTCTCTTCTAAGACAAAGCTTAGCAAGTAACTACAACAGAATGCAAGTTTGGTCAATTTAAGAATTCAGCAGAGAGGCTTCTACTGTACCTAGCGGATCGGAACTTGAGCTCATGGTAACACTGCACAAAGCTGTGATAAATGAAAGTGATTGGTAAGGCTAATAAAACGATGCCACTAACCACACAAATCCCTCCAAGTATTCTTCCTGGCACAGTGATGGGACACATGTCACCATAACCAACTGTGGTCATTGAGATGATCACCCACCAACAAGCAGCAGGAATGCTGGCATAATCCTTATTCTTTGTTCCCAAGTCCAGCCCATTTTCAAGAAGCTGGGAAAGTGCACTGAAAATTGCCATAGCAACACAGATAAAGACAAGTAGCATCACCATCTCTCTGTAACAACGCTTCAGAGTCAGACCAAGTGTTTGAAGGCCAATGAAATGACGGGCCAGTTTAATCACCCAAAAAATCCTCATCATTCTTAAGACCCTCAGAGTGACTCCAGCCCTCTGAAGCTGTGAATTTTCCCCTGTGAAAACTGTCATTAGAACAGAGATGTAGTAAGGAGTAATTGCCAGCAAATCAATGATGTTGAGAGGTCTTCTGACAAACTCACACTTGTTTTTGGAGACGATGAACCTCACAATGCATTCTGCAGTGAACCAGCCTATGCAGATAGCTTCAATTATCCtgtcaaaagaaacaaagtacAGTATTTATGCTTTGTGCAAAAGCTTCAGTGGATGTTTGGTTTGTTCATGGATATTACCAAATTGACACTTAGACTTTCACAGACAACAAACAGAAAGCCACACTATTCTTATCCTGCGCATGTGGCACTGGATTTCATCAATTAACCTGAGGATCTAGTGAGAGTTTAAAGTGATAATTGCTGAGAGCTCACTCActgattgttttctttgaattaCAGACTGCTACTAGTCACAGTAGCAAACATGCCAGAAACTAGAACCCTACAGGAAATGGTAGGCCACCAGTGCCAATGTGTAACAATATCTAAAACATCTGcggtttgggtttcttttgttcattgagttttgggggattttgttcatttttgtttgtttgtttaaatctATGAGGTCTGATCCATGTGGGAATGCCAAGGGCTGTAGGTCAGTGAACTGACAGGTTATGAACAGGTTATAGAACCAGACTGCTAAACTAAAATGGAAGTGCAACTGGAGTAGGCAGAAATCAGATTTTGCATTGGATAATTCATGCAAATTAGTTCTTCAGGAATCAACCTAAACCAGTCTATGTGATCTGCATTCCAAATGGGCCGTATAGAATTACATTCAGAACTTTATAGGTATTGCCACTAAATACAGAtggtatttcatttttcatcattgGGTACACAAAGTACTAAGCTTGTGTCCTCCCATTTACCACAATGCTCTgcattattgattttttttcttttgctttaaatgtaATTCCACCTAAActacattgcaaaaaaaaaaatcaaggtaaCCAAATGTTAAGGTAATAGGCAAAATCATCTTCTTGCCAAATACAAAAGAAACCCTGGAAGGGGATTTCAGtatgttcttaaatattttcaagtccCAGTGCATTGAATGAGACTTGAAAATATCTCAACTTGAAACCAGTGTAAGGtagaaacagaagataaaaatgttGCTCAAAGATTATTTAGTAACTGTTGTAGTTGCACATCTTAAGATTTCAGACTGTGCTCACTTTTTTACTACATGAGGGAATGGAAGCTAATATTTCCCTAATTCCTCTGTTTATCTTTTTCATCAACACTTTGAGCAAAGAAAAAGCCCATCACTGATGTCTTCTTATACCAACAGGTCTGAAAACAAACTGGTGTGAGATTGGAGATTTGAAAATACCACTAGAAAATACAGTTGGAGCTTTTTTGCTACTGCAAGGACCCTAACAAGGTAGTGTCTGTTGAAACATAATGATTTCCAAGTGATGCTGTCATTTCAAAGCTAAACTTTTGCTTCCCTAATacatctgcatatttttttaccAGTTCTGAAATCTATTGTTATTACTAAGAGAATGGCCTGTTAGAAAGGCAATATTCTCTCCTAACTGATGTAATTATAGACTCTATAAGCTTTTTCGTAAAAGTTTCATACagtaaatttttattaatttaattttgttcattCATTCTCCTTAGCTTTAAGCTAAAATTGGAAGAAACAGTAACAGTCAGTTGATGCAAAATCATAAGGTAAACTGTAATTCTAGCCGCAACAAATTTAAATGGATATAAATTAATTacttatagaaatatttattcacatAAATTCgatcttgtttttattttttcacgAATAACAAAGTTCTGTAAGCAAGTGGTCGTTCTTCATAAAGGGCTTATAAAATATTAGTTCATGTTAGCACCTTTTGCTGGAGAGatctctgaattttaaaaccAGTTTGCTCTCAAGAATTAGGTGTTCTCttaaaaattaagcttttgAAAGCTTCCTTTAtgttgaaaacaaataaaggaaaaaaggttaaTGGGTAAGTTCACTTAAATCCTTTTTACATATGATAAGGAAATATGTAAGACTTTCCCCAGTAAAATCAAACAGCGAGATCATGGTAATGGACCCAGTGATGAAGTCTGAATGTACTTATATGTTGCCTGGTTGAGATCTCATGtaatgattaaaagaaaattgtatctTGGTAGAAAGTTGCAGCCAGGAATATTCAACAATTCCAACAGACtatttcattacattttatgAGATTTCTCTGGTAGTGCTGCCTGTATCCTATGACATGaagcatttaaatgaaaaagaaatttgtaaTTACACAATTTAAAGTTTTTTCACTTGGTATTTCCTACTGATGCCCTGATAATGTTGGAAGTGTGACTCCTCCATTTTTGTCACATGTTAGACATATCTCTGAGTTGAGCTTTAAGGAACTTAGGTTCTGATTGTTGTGATACAATagaaattttctttataaatcGGCCTTGATTCAGTGGTTCAGTGTAACTTTGGGGAAGAGTTGTACAAGTAAAAATCCATTAAATATTACCAATCCACTGTTTTACTCTGGCAGTTCCTAGCACAAGAAATACTGTAAATCAGTAATACTTCCATAGGAAGGACTgaagaagtatttattttggaaCAGATTTGAAGGGAAGTAAGGAATGCCATTGATgcaaaaatgacaaaacaagaTCAAGACAGTGGGAGATACGTTAATGCCACTGTTACAGCTTGCACTGccatttctgcattttgcatccatccctccttctccaggctAGGAAGAAGATAATGAAGAAGggtgtcccttttttttttttttttttctttcctctagtTACTTTCTAGCCATCAGTGAAACAGTTTTCAATTTTGTCACTCCTTTTTGCCTGTATAGATGGATTTTGTTAGTACTGGTGAATCACATAAAAGTGCATGCTTTGGTGAGAAAAACTAGAAACCTCTAGCATGTTGAGAAATCTGGATGCTACATACTATGTTTCCACTTTCAGATCAAGTCCCCCTCTCCTTGCAGTGATTTTTATAGCTAACCTTATTAGTGGGTAAATAACATCtaataaggaaagcaaatttAACAGTCCCCCCTCAAGAGAACTTAACTGAGTGTAAAGTTAAAGCCAAAAAAAGGGCATGTACTCAGAAGACTAAAGCACCTGTATTCTTTGTAATcgatcttaaaatattttctgcatattCACAGGGCAGACTGCTTTTACTGCCTATGCTTAGAATAATGCTGTATTAAAATCTATAACTATTTAATAGTGgctttattttgtaaaatgtaGTACCTATAAACTTCCATCAtggtttttggttgggttttttttcatcagttcaGTTTTAATATAGCTGGTATTCAAAATGGAGAAGgggaattaaaaacaaactcaTTAAGTGTTTCCTTGAAgatccctccccccccaaaatttATAAGTAATCAGAGAAAATACTAAGACATAGTTTTTATTCAGTTACAGGCTATTTCTGCTCAAACTTACTGTTCATTGTCCAAGACCTAAGCACATCAAAAAAGGTATTTCTCCTGAAATTTTAAGCCACGTGGTACCTAATAGTCTTTCAAGATTACTCTGTTGCATATAACTTTCTCTCAGAATAAGCTATTTTATGTACAGAGAGTTGAGCCACTTcggaaacaatttttttcaatcaCTAACAAGACTAGTTTGctagtagtaaaaaaaaaatcatattgtGACTATCTTAGAATGTTTTGACTTAGCAATATTCTTTGCCCAAGCATGCCAATTTGTGTACTTTGAATATCCCCTGGTGAGTTGGTTGAAATAGAGCCAAAGTATTCCTTAGTGGCACTATTATCTATTAAGCttgtaaataaaacatacaCACCAACAGGACACATGAGGAAAACAGATGATACGATTAAAGACAGTATATGACAGGATTAAAGTCTGTCagcactgattttttaaattgtcgCTGAAGCCTATTTCCATGTAGAGCacataaaacctgaaaaacatcCAAGCAGTAGCCAGAATGATCAAATTCCTGCTCAGGAAGACTCCTAGGTAATTTCAGcaaatgtttggggttttttaatccttttaaagTCAACAGGGTTTCCTTCTCACTACAAGCTATGGAGTAGAGGCCACAGAACAACAGTTTCCCTGCATTAAAAACCTTGCCGTGTTTTTTCCgttctgtctctgctttggTAGCAATAATATGTCTTGATGCATTAAACTCTGCTGCCTTATGTGGGAGGCTGTAATGACCCAGcactccccagggaaggggcaaATGCCTTTCACAGCTTGAAGGGGATACTGGGATACAAAGATCTCAAGCCCTGGGATCCTCAGCATCTTTTCCATATATGTTGAACATAACTGACACCTAGACCTGGTGAGTTTAAGATTCTCTTATTGCCAGACAGTGATATACATCTGTTCATTGTGTTAACTCTTTTTGAAAAAGCTTGTAAATTCAATAGAAGAATCCATGTCTGTGTTTTTAACTTAGGTTTGTAGTTCCATTCTTTATCTTCAGCCCACTGTTTTAACTTAGCAAAAATGTGGTGTTTGGGTTAGATCTTACACAGGAAAGGAGACCTTACTGTGTTTTTGAATAGACGTTGAACATGAACATTTAGGTGTTCTGAAATTCCACCACCATAAAGGAATAATGACTTTTGTGTGTCTAAAATTCAAGTGTAACTCTTTAGGTGGATATtttgcagagatgaaaaaaagtcCACTGGTACCTGATGAGAGACACTGTTTGGGGAAGTTACTGTGTTTATCTGCTTTTGCTTAAGAACACAGCAATCATATAGGCTTGGTGGCTCACTGATTATTTCAGTACAAACTTAATCATGATTATTAAGTGGAAAGCGGGCTAACAAGCTACTCGTAGttagaaaaaatagttttaaggCAAGTAGATAGAACTGTGCTGGCAGTAAGTCAAGCAGCTTCAAATGATTTTCTATTACAGGCTTGAGAAACTCTTCCTAAAAGATTACACTCACAATCAGTGTGTGGACGGGTCCCTGAGCAGAGACTCACAGTATGCATCTGTTGGCACAGTTCAGCGGAGAGCAAAGATGACTTGAAATTGCCAGAAGCAACAGAAGGGGAGACAGGCATTCCTGCTGTCTGCTCCTAAACTCTACCAATCTTATGCCAATCTTTAGCTCTGACAAGTAAAACTtgccatggcagggaagggagcaaaaatcttaaaattaaataaatttaataactCAGATTGCATCCTGAGAACAGGCCTGGGGAAGGCAATTCCTCTGCAATCAGGGAATTATATTGTCACTGTCTGTAGTACTTGTGAAATTCCAAGGTCAGATTCCCCATTCCTCTCTCCTTAAAGCTTACTCATGGAGTTCTCT contains these protein-coding regions:
- the KCNG3 gene encoding potassium voltage-gated channel subfamily G member 3 isoform X2 → MNFGRGPPVVLNVGGTRYSFSREVLKDFPLRRVSRLHGCLSEKDVLEVCDDYDRERNEYFFDRHSEAFGFIMLYVRHGHLRFVPHMCELSFYNEMIYWGLEGSHLDYCCQRRLDDRMSETYTYYAAEEPPGESSGGPEGKGRRPPGTEGGKWLERMRRTFEEPTSSVAAQVLATVSILFVIVSMVVLCASTLPEWRAPGNRSMEEQSRIIEAICIGWFTAECIVRFIVSKNKCEFVRRPLNIIDLLAITPYYISVLMTVFTGENSQLQRAGVTLRVLRMMRIFWVIKLARHFIGLQTLGLTLKRCYREMVMLLVFICVAMAIFSALSQLLENGLDLGTKNKDYASIPAACWWVIISMTTVGYGDMCPITVPGRILGGICVVSGIVLLALPITFIYHSFVQCYHELKFRSARYSRSLSAEFLN